The following coding sequences are from one Shewanella eurypsychrophilus window:
- a CDS encoding DUF1145 domain-containing protein, translating into MNFIVKTGKAITLLAWFLMAYNLIMPFDGDIAVILNILFAVTIFMHCFQVIIFHTLFKSLLTLSKSDYFSVFTFGIFSLLKYRSQVIQKLAKSS; encoded by the coding sequence ATGAATTTTATTGTAAAAACAGGAAAAGCTATTACTCTACTTGCCTGGTTTTTGATGGCCTACAATTTAATCATGCCCTTTGATGGCGATATCGCTGTCATTCTAAATATATTGTTTGCAGTGACCATCTTTATGCACTGCTTTCAAGTCATCATCTTCCATACCCTGTTCAAGTCGCTTTTAACCTTAAGCAAATCAGACTACTTCAGCGTGTTTACCTTCGGAATATTTAGCCTGCTTAAGTATCGTAGTCAGGTGATACAAAAATTAGCAAAGAGCAGCTAA
- the fhuB gene encoding Fe(3+)-hydroxamate ABC transporter permease FhuB, with protein MPRDQFIRYSSTFALLLLFVAISAQVDTQISLSSQWELLKSFSQRQLLANSFDEIMFVESQLPRIVMAILVGAMLGLVGSLMQQLTQNPLVSPLTLGTASGAWLALVIVNVFFPSAVGEYASFAAMLGAMLTLGLVILIAGIRNMSGLPVVLAGMAVNILLGAIATAIILLNDQYAKNLFIWGAGDLAQNGWQQVQWLLPRLSAAVLIFIFAPRILSLLRMGQAGAAARGLNIIPAFLGLFAVGLWLVASSITAVGVISFIGLLAPNIARQLGARTPKDELLFSMLLGALVLVATDALAMLMSIYTFDLVPSGTAAALIGAPALIWFTRRKMGAQDQLSLSLPKSRYQMTSKALPLMALCLLALTIISLFISKATVELEIVWLFSLPDAFGWEIRWPRLLTSIASGAGLAVAGVLLQRLIYNPLASPDILGISAGATLALVGGSIFLGLNIFEGTTALAFIGSMSVLGLLLILGKRHQYAPSMLILTGIALTALIEAMVQFALARGDETSYTILSWLAGSTYRVTPMSALILVAAVGLLIGFALLTVRWLTLISTGREFAKARGLDVPKAFVLLLCCVALLCGAVTATMGPVAFVGLLAPHMAVILGAKRAELQIPVAAMIGSGLMIFSDWLGQNLVYPSQIAAGTLVAIVGGLYFIALLIQGRRST; from the coding sequence ATGCCACGGGACCAATTTATTCGTTATTCGAGCACCTTTGCTCTCTTGCTACTGTTTGTGGCTATCTCGGCTCAAGTTGATACTCAGATCTCGCTGTCGAGCCAGTGGGAGCTGTTAAAAAGCTTCTCCCAAAGGCAGTTACTGGCTAACAGCTTTGATGAGATCATGTTTGTTGAATCTCAGCTACCTCGTATTGTGATGGCCATCCTAGTAGGAGCAATGTTGGGATTAGTGGGCAGCTTGATGCAGCAACTGACCCAAAATCCACTCGTGTCGCCACTTACCTTAGGCACTGCTTCGGGGGCCTGGTTAGCCCTAGTTATCGTTAATGTATTTTTCCCTAGTGCGGTGGGCGAGTATGCCTCATTTGCAGCCATGCTTGGTGCCATGTTAACGCTAGGCTTAGTGATCTTGATTGCAGGTATTCGTAACATGTCTGGCTTGCCAGTAGTGCTAGCAGGCATGGCGGTCAATATCTTGCTTGGCGCGATAGCGACGGCGATCATTCTGCTTAACGATCAATACGCCAAAAACCTGTTTATTTGGGGAGCGGGCGATCTCGCTCAGAATGGCTGGCAGCAGGTGCAATGGTTACTACCAAGGTTATCGGCTGCAGTACTGATCTTCATCTTTGCACCGCGAATATTATCCTTGCTGCGCATGGGCCAAGCAGGCGCAGCCGCTCGCGGTCTCAATATCATCCCAGCATTTTTAGGTCTGTTTGCTGTTGGCCTTTGGTTGGTAGCTTCCTCAATCACCGCTGTTGGTGTGATAAGTTTCATCGGGCTACTCGCGCCCAATATCGCCCGTCAGCTCGGTGCGAGAACCCCGAAGGATGAGTTACTATTTAGTATGTTATTAGGCGCTTTGGTGCTGGTGGCAACTGATGCCTTGGCGATGTTGATGAGCATCTACACGTTCGACCTTGTGCCGTCTGGTACGGCTGCTGCACTGATTGGTGCCCCAGCGCTTATCTGGTTTACCAGGCGTAAGATGGGGGCTCAAGATCAGCTATCCTTGTCGCTACCTAAGAGCCGTTACCAGATGACCTCCAAGGCTCTGCCCTTGATGGCATTATGCTTACTGGCCCTCACGATCATCTCTTTGTTTATCTCTAAGGCAACCGTAGAGCTGGAGATTGTTTGGCTGTTTTCACTGCCAGATGCCTTTGGTTGGGAGATCCGCTGGCCAAGACTACTGACCTCTATTGCATCCGGAGCAGGCCTAGCGGTGGCAGGTGTACTATTACAAAGACTTATTTATAACCCACTAGCCAGCCCGGATATCTTAGGTATCTCGGCGGGTGCGACATTAGCCCTAGTTGGCGGAAGTATCTTTCTCGGGCTCAATATCTTCGAAGGTACAACGGCTCTTGCCTTTATCGGTAGTATGTCGGTGCTTGGCTTGCTGCTTATATTAGGTAAGCGACACCAATATGCGCCATCTATGTTGATTTTAACGGGTATCGCCCTGACCGCATTGATTGAGGCTATGGTGCAGTTTGCCCTAGCTCGAGGTGATGAAACTTCCTATACCATTTTAAGTTGGCTCGCGGGTTCGACCTACCGCGTCACACCTATGTCGGCACTAATATTGGTGGCTGCAGTGGGGTTACTCATCGGTTTTGCACTGCTCACAGTACGTTGGTTAACACTTATCTCTACTGGGCGAGAGTTTGCTAAAGCTCGGGGACTCGATGTGCCCAAAGCTTTCGTGTTGTTGCTTTGCTGCGTGGCATTGCTTTGTGGCGCTGTGACGGCAACCATGGGACCGGTAGCCTTTGTTGGACTGCTTGCGCCCCATATGGCGGTGATCTTAGGTGCAAAAAGAGCGGAGTTACAGATACCCGTAGCGGCCATGATTGGCTCGGGACTGATGATTTTCTCAGACTGGTTAGGACAGAATTTAGTTTACCCGTCTCAGATAGCGGCTGGGACATTAGTCGCCATCGTTGGTGGGCTCTATTTTATCGCACTGTTAATTCAAGGGAGGCGGTCTACTTAG